In a single window of the Magnolia sinica isolate HGM2019 chromosome 7, MsV1, whole genome shotgun sequence genome:
- the LOC131251246 gene encoding AT-hook motif nuclear-localized protein 17-like: MADYGGGAPAAAIALSHARDCHTSEEDEEEGRNSATGKNTKAMVVVGGAKKPRGRPPGSKNKPKPPIVITRDSESAMRPTVLELSAGSDVVESVLTFARRRHVSICVLSGSGSVANVTLRHPTSHASTLTLHGRFDILSLSGTFLCSPSPTTKAPFTISLAGAQGQVIGGTVAGALVAAGPVVLMVASFTNPSYHRLPAEEEEAEDNSKKAGVGGSDSGSSSNSMSMSVYSVAAPSPLTCQITSDVLAWAPPSRPPHY; encoded by the coding sequence atggcgGACTACGGAGGAGGAGCACCAGCAGCAGCCATTGCGCTGTCGCACGCTCGCGACTGCCACACGTccgaagaagatgaagaagaaggccGAAACAGCGCGACAGGGAAGAACACGAAAGCCATGGTGGTAGTTGGAGGAGCGAAGAAGCCGCGCGGCAGACCGCCCGGCTCGAAGAACAAGCCCAAGCCTCCAATCGTGATAACGCGGGACAGCGAATCGGCCATGCGGCCCACCGTCCTCGAGCTCTCCGCGGGGAGCGACGTCGTCGAGAGCGTCTTGACATTCGCCCGTCGACGCCACGTGTCCATCTGCGTCCTCAGCGGCAGTGGCAGCGTTGCTAACGTCACTCTCCGCCACCCAACTTCCCATGCATCGACTCTCACGCTACATGGCCGCTTtgacatcctctctctctctggaacCTTCCTCTGCTCTCCTTCTCCTACTACAAAAGCTCCTTTCACCATATCTCTTGCAGGAGCACAAGGGCAGGTCATTGGAGGAACTGTTGCGGGAGCACTGGTTGCTGCGGGACCTGTAGTCCTCATGGTCGCTTCTTTCACGAATCCATCTTACCATCGCCTCcctgcagaagaagaagaagctgaagATAATAGCAAGAAGGCTGGCGTGGGAGGCAGCGACTcgggcagcagcagcaacagcatgTCTATGTCTGTTTATAGCGTAGCAGCTCCAAGCCCTTTGACTTGCCAGATCACATCAGATGTATTGGCATGGGCTCCTCCCTCTCGTCCTCCTCACTACTAA